One genomic window of Choristoneura fumiferana chromosome 14, NRCan_CFum_1, whole genome shotgun sequence includes the following:
- the LOC141435376 gene encoding glutathione S-transferase 1-like, translated as MGLSASRASGVGNNLKHCTLWKADRSPACRAVMMALDALDLNINEVDVNMDKGEHRSPEMIVMNPLQTLPILKDRNLILNDSNAIATYMATRYWSPHASKLLPSDPGARAMIDQFMFFNSNVLYPRYKEAAHPILYKNCRYVPPNTMCDIQCAYADLEKMLQGRMFIGGSSPSMGDIMLIATVSTLNILVPIDQIEFPRVSSWVHRMSEEMFYTTANKKGLCEFARRLESGCIDDNNEFKCPRLSDRRRAAAATLEAAKG; from the exons atgggGTTGTCTGCCAGCAGAGCAAGCGGCGTTGGTAACAActtaaa ACATTGCACATTATGGAAAGCAGACCGTAGCCCTGCTTGCAGAGCCGTCATGATGGCTTTGGATGCTTTAGACTTGAACATTAACGAAGTTGATGTCAACATGGATAAAGGAGAACATAGGTCTCCAGAAATGATCGTG ATGAATCCACTTCAAACATTGCCAATTTTAAAGGACAGAAATCTCATATTAAACGAcag tAACGCTATCGCAACGTACATGGCGACTCGGTACTGGTCTCCACATGCCAGCAAACTGCTGCCTAGTGACCCTGGAGCCCGAGCGATGATTGATCAATTCATGTTCTTTAACAGTAATGTACTCTATCCACGATATAAAGAAGCAGCA CACCCAATCCTCTACAAAAACTGTCGTTACGTCCCGCCGAACACCATGTGTGACATTCAGTGCGCATACGCAGACTTAGAGAAGATGCTCCAGGGGCGGATGTTCATCGGCGGCTCGTCTCCTTCGATGGGAGATATTATGCTTATAGCCACCGTCAGCACACTCAATATACTTGTGCCAATCGATCAAATAGA GTTTCCGAGAGTTTCCAGCTGGGTGCACCGAATGTCCGAGGAGATGTTCTACACCACCGCAAACAAGAAAGGCCTCTGCGAATTCGCTAGAAGATTAG AGTCCGGGTGTATTGACGACAACAACGAGTTCAAGTGTCCGCGGCTTTCTGATAGACGAAGAGCAGCGGCGGCAACTTTGGAGGCAGCTAAAGGATGA
- the LOC141434763 gene encoding uncharacterized protein — MAGFQTSDTMPKLGRVGDLREQWLVRADGALAHRLQDREISSHLCENRYRNQQIREDFPVALNEQQGIEHEARLKELARRRQAEIDAEIAREMAEINLRRQRRQHSDLIQPSSSHAPPEPVRQAPKTIIDDIVPEELGLSPAELEELRYRLEQEERDARLARQLSSEVQDQDALLADMRCAVEAQDGELARLLQEREYKKLQRAKEKARQKALLKKQQRLAAQQLESPSDTNQATLCDAYSNPRDMIRESGLRLCKSVDSDLNYVEPFEKEHIQSKASALQSKELSKQYYDQPGTSTVNINNVTHVHTRSFEDQSLPNSNSSSLLHRQPPPPPTSGKKPRFPDPVSIRPASHYPTEQTDNHMQNTSIPHSYSENNNLYGASYPPEVPSPNHMDRHDNSKRLSVISDITAESLAKKKSKQAEMQKKRKGCKIQ; from the coding sequence ATGGCGGGTTTCCAAACGAGTGATACAATGCCGAAACTTGGGCGCGTTGGTGACCTGAGGGAGCAGTGGTTGGTGCGGGCTGACGGGGCTCTGGCGCACCGCCTCCAGGACCGGGAGATATCCTCGCATCTCTGCGAGAACAGGTACCGCAATCAGCAGATACGCGAGGACTTCCCTGTAGCTCTTAACGAACAGCAGGGCATAGAACACGAGGCGAGGCTCAAAGAACTCGCGCGTCGAAGACAGGCCGAAATTGATGCGGAAATCGCCCGAGAAATGGCTGAAATAAACCTCCGGCGGCAACGCAGGCAGCACAGCGACCTGATACAACCGAGTTCCTCCCATGCGCCGCCAGAACCAGTCCGACAAGCTCCAAAAACAATAATAGACGACATCGTACCTGAGGAACTGGGCTTGTCGCCAGCTGAGCTAGAAGAGCTACGGTACAGGCTGGAGCAAGAAGAAAGAGATGCACGGTTGGCACGCCAGTTGAGTAGCGAGGTCCAAGACCAAGATGCTTTGTTGGCTGACATGCGGTGTGCGGTCGAAGCACAAGATGGTGAATTAGCGAGGCTATTACAAGAGCGAGAGTATAAGAAACTTCAGAGAGCCAAAGAGAAGGCGAGACAGAAGGCTTTGCTGAAGAAACAGCAACGGTTAGCAGCTCAGCAGTTGGAATCCCCATCAGACACAAACCAAGCCACTCTCTGCGACGCCTACAGCAACCCAAGGGACATGATACGCGAGAGCGGCCTTCGACTTTGTAAATCTGTTGATTCAGACTTGAATTACGTAGAACCTTTTGAAAAGGAGCATATACAGTCCAAAGCCAGTGCATTGCAGTCGAAGGAGTTATCTAAGCAATACTACGACCAACCTGGTACGTCTACAGTCAATATCAACAATGTAACTCATGTTCACACAAGATCCTTTGAAGATCAAAGTCTACCAAACTCGAATTCTTCGTCACTACTACACAGGCAGCCTCCTCCCCCACCAACATCAGGTAAGAAGCCCCGATTTCCAGATCCAGTGAGCATCAGGCCTGCTTCACACTATCCAACAGAGCAAACAGATAACCATATGCAGAATACATCAATACCTCATAGTTACAGCgagaataataatttatatggtGCTTCATACCCACCAGAGGTACCGAGTCCTAATCACATGGATAGACATGATAATTCAAAGAGGTTATCTGTCATATCGGATATCACCGCTGAGAGCCTAGCCAAGAAAAAGAGCAAGCAAGCTGAAATGCAAAAGAAGAGAAAGGGGTGCAAGATACAGTAG
- the LOC141435357 gene encoding dnaJ homolog subfamily C member 2, with protein sequence MTEGESSNNCRTVAIPCPFEKRKVECVGAAFLRYYNIKCHGEDALFETSKSSDKLEEVVFDDDVEYLRSLDPKEWKQQDHYAVLGMKKLRYKATDDDIKRAYRQKVLKHHPDKRKAQGEDVRSDDDYFTCITKAYEILGTPVKRRSYDSVDPEFDDTVPSQSEVKKGFFKTFSKFFEQNARWSEKKNVPPLGDDNSPREQVERFYAFWYEFDSWREFSYMDEEEKERGQDREERRWIEKQNKTARAKLKKEEMARIRSLVDLAYANDPRIQRFKQEDKDKKLAAKRARQDAVQAKKAEEERLVKEALQAKQKADEAERARIEAARAEREQIKKNLRKERKALRDCCKTNNYYAENEEETVSHMAAVEKLCEMMKAVELQDLVKSLEANGRELFIKTVKEAEEKLEEERRALFDTKKAEEQKAKKDASLKAPMEWTADMTQLLIKAVNLFPAGTNQRWDVVANFLNQHGTFTDDKRFNAKEVLNKAKDLQSSDFSKSSLKKAANEEAFDQFEKEKKKPANNVDDNSISKSDSGSKLVNGTAKPKMNGDVPKAEKEAKDVWTKTEQELLEQAIKTFPVSTPERWDKIAECIPNRSKKDCMKRYKELAELVKAKKQAANLAK encoded by the exons ATGACGGAGGGAGAGTCTAGTAACAATTGCCGGACGGTGGCGATACCATGCCCGTTCGAGAAGAGAAAAGTTGAATGCGTCGGGGCTGCGTTCCTTAGATATTACAACATAAAATGCCACGGGGAGGATGCTTTGTTCGAGACGTCTAAATCCAGCGATAAGTTGGAGGAGGTGGTGTTCGACGACGACGTGGAGTATTTACGGAGCTTGGACCCTAAAGAATGGAAGCAGCAGGACCACTATGCCGTGCTGGGTATGAAGAAACTGCGCTACAAGGCCACAGACGATGACATAAAACGAGCGTATCGCCAGAAAGTTCTAAAACACCACCCGGACAAGCGTAAGGCGCAAGGTGAGGATGTCCGCAGCGACGACGACTATTTTACCTGCATCACAAAAGCCTACGAGATCCTCGGGACGCCTGTCAAGCGCCGATCGTACGACTCCGTCGATCCAGAGTTTGACGATACTGTGCCGAGTCAGAGCGAGGTTAAAAAAGGTTTCTTTAAAACATTTTCGAAATTCTTCGAGCAGAACGCGAGGTGGTCGGAAAAGAAGAATGTGCCTCCGCTCGGGGACGATAACAGTCCTCGGGAGCAGGTGGAGAGATTTTACGCGTTCTGGTATGAGTTCGACTCCTGGCGCGAGTTCTCTTACATGGATGAAGAGGAGAAGGAGCGAGGGCAGGACCGGGAGGAGCGCCGGTGGATAGAAAAGCAGAATAAAACCGCGCGAGCCAAGTTAAAGAAGGAGGAGATGGCGAGGATCCGGAGTCTAGTGGACCTCGCGTACGCCAACGATCCCCGGATCCAGCGGTTCAAGCAAGAGGATAAAGACAAGAAGTTGGCTGCCAAACGCGCTAGACAG GATGCTGTGCAAGCCAAGAAAGCAGAAGAGGAGCGGCTCGTTAAAGAAGCCCTGCAAGCGAAACAAAAGGCCGACGAAGCTGAGCGAGCCCGCATTGAGGCCGCCCGCGCCGAACGCGAACAAATAAAGAAGAACCTACGCAAGGAACGCAAAGCTCTTCGAGACTGCTGCAAAACCAACAACTACTATGCTGAGAATGAAGAAGAAACTGTTTCGCACATGGCCGCAGTAGAAAAACTATGTGAAATGATGAAAGCAGTAGAACTGCAAGATTTAGTTAAATCTCTGGAAGCTAATGGAAGGGAATTGTTCATCAAAACTGTGAAGGAGGCGGAAGAGAAGCTTGAAGAAGAGCGTAGAGCCTTGTTTGACACAAAGAAGGCAGAAGAACAAAAGGCAAAGAAGGATGCCTCTCTCAAAGCACCTATGGAATGGACAGCAGATATGACGCAACTCCTAATCAAAGCAGTGAATCTCTTCCCAGCAGGAACAAACCAACGGTGGGATGTAGTTGCCAATTTCCTCAACCAACATGGCACATTCACTGATGACAAACGCTTTAATGCTAAAGAAGTCTTAAACAAAGCTAAGGACCTGCAAAGCTCTGATTTCTCAAAGAGCAGCCTTAAAAAAGCTGCCAATGAGGAAGCTTTCGACCAGTTTGAgaaggaaaagaaaaaacctGCTAACAATGTTGACGATAATAGTATATCCAAGAGTGACAGTGGGTCTAAATTAGTTAATGGCACAGCTAAACCGAAAATGAATGGAGATGTACCGAAAGCAGAGAAGGAAGCAAAAGATGTCTGGACAAAAACTGAGCAAGAACTACTAGAACAAGCCATCAAGACTTTCCCTGTCAGTACTCCAGAACGTTGGGATAAAATTGCCGAATGCATCCCGAATAGGTCCAAAAAAGATTGTATGAAGAGATACAAGGAACTAGCTGAATTAGTTAAAGCGAAGAAGCAAGCCGCAAACCTAGCTAAATAA
- the LOC141435377 gene encoding glutathione S-transferase 1-like isoform X2: MTNKLVLYGDEASPPVQFVMMAGSMLNIEMDFRHIDIFKAENRSDFYTKINPLQKVPALRVDGDVIISDSHAIAMYLCSISDSQNLYPEDPVTRARVNQLMFFNAGTLFPIDSLIFTQYFRGNWPPKKTKIEQWYSALDHLEYRLTNNRWLVNDKMCLGDICCATTVGSLQLLVPLLDRHVKLSAWINRIRQLPCFQIHLRGVQRLKAFVETSS, encoded by the exons ATGACAAACAAACTGGTATTGTACGGAGACGAAGCATCACCTCCAGTTCAGTTCGTCATGATGGCTGGCTCCATGTTAAATATTGAAATGGATTTCCGTCACATTGATATTTTTAAGGCAGAAAATCGATCGGATTTTTACACAAAG ATAAACCCACTGCAGAAGGTACCGGCATTGCGAGTCGATGGTGACGTGATCATCTCTGACAGTCACGCCATTGCTATGTACTTGTGTTCCATCAGCGACAGTCAGAACCTCTACCCAGAAGACCCTGTCACTAGGGCCAGGGTCAACCAGCTGATGTTCTTTAATGCGGGCACCTTGTTCCCCATCGATAGTTTAATATTC actCAATATTTTCGCGGCAACTGGCCTCCGAAGAAAACGAAGATCGAACAATGGTACTCCGCCTTAGATCACTTGGAATACCGATTGACAAATAATAGATGGCTTGTGAACGACAAG ATGTGCTTAGGTGACATTTGCTGTGCTACTACTGTGGGCTCTCTCCAACTGTTGGTGCCACTCCTGGATCGTCATGTGAAACTAAGCGCGTGGATAAACAGAATAAGGCAGCTACCATGCTTTCAGATACATTTACGTGGAGTACAGCGCCTGAAAGCCTTCGTGGAAACATCTAGTTAA
- the LOC141435377 gene encoding glutathione S-transferase 1-like isoform X1, producing the protein MVYFRLRNLFQGISWRCYSKNSISRNAMTNKLVLYGDEASPPVQFVMMAGSMLNIEMDFRHIDIFKAENRSDFYTKINPLQKVPALRVDGDVIISDSHAIAMYLCSISDSQNLYPEDPVTRARVNQLMFFNAGTLFPIDSLIFTQYFRGNWPPKKTKIEQWYSALDHLEYRLTNNRWLVNDKMCLGDICCATTVGSLQLLVPLLDRHVKLSAWINRIRQLPCFQIHLRGVQRLKAFVETSS; encoded by the exons atggtttattttCGTTTGAGAAACCTGTTCCAAGGGATATCTTGGCGTTGTTATTCGAAGAATTCAATaag CCGCAACGCAATGACAAACAAACTGGTATTGTACGGAGACGAAGCATCACCTCCAGTTCAGTTCGTCATGATGGCTGGCTCCATGTTAAATATTGAAATGGATTTCCGTCACATTGATATTTTTAAGGCAGAAAATCGATCGGATTTTTACACAAAG ATAAACCCACTGCAGAAGGTACCGGCATTGCGAGTCGATGGTGACGTGATCATCTCTGACAGTCACGCCATTGCTATGTACTTGTGTTCCATCAGCGACAGTCAGAACCTCTACCCAGAAGACCCTGTCACTAGGGCCAGGGTCAACCAGCTGATGTTCTTTAATGCGGGCACCTTGTTCCCCATCGATAGTTTAATATTC actCAATATTTTCGCGGCAACTGGCCTCCGAAGAAAACGAAGATCGAACAATGGTACTCCGCCTTAGATCACTTGGAATACCGATTGACAAATAATAGATGGCTTGTGAACGACAAG ATGTGCTTAGGTGACATTTGCTGTGCTACTACTGTGGGCTCTCTCCAACTGTTGGTGCCACTCCTGGATCGTCATGTGAAACTAAGCGCGTGGATAAACAGAATAAGGCAGCTACCATGCTTTCAGATACATTTACGTGGAGTACAGCGCCTGAAAGCCTTCGTGGAAACATCTAGTTAA